The following proteins come from a genomic window of Natronosalvus vescus:
- the arsB gene encoding ACR3 family arsenite efflux transporter has protein sequence MSDIDAHEHGSNCECKSCGDPRSMDFLDKYLTVWIFAAMAVGVGLGYVAPSVVEPIQSYYLVEIGLIAMMYPPLAKVNYRQLPRVFSQWRVLSLSLIQNWLIGPTLMFALAVVFFSGFVPRLPAHPEYFLGLIFIGMARCIAMVLVWNDLAEGSSEYAAGLVAFNSVFQIITYGVYIWFFALFLPPLLGMDALVAGIGTFDITVEQVFWAIAIFLGIPFVGGILTRLGGVHTRGEEWYEAEFVPKISPVTLIALLFTVIVMFATQGDTILAQPTDVLWIAVPLTIYFIVMFLVSFGMGRGIGADYSTTTAIGFTAASNNFELAIAVAVVVFGVGSGVAFATVVGPLIEVPVLLALVHVAIYFQEKFDWAGYDTGHLEISPAPADATPETTDD, from the coding sequence GTGAGTGACATCGACGCACACGAACACGGATCGAACTGTGAGTGCAAAAGCTGTGGCGACCCACGGTCGATGGACTTCCTCGATAAGTATCTCACCGTGTGGATCTTCGCCGCTATGGCGGTCGGCGTCGGACTCGGATACGTCGCCCCGTCCGTCGTCGAGCCGATACAGAGCTACTATCTCGTCGAAATCGGCCTGATCGCAATGATGTATCCGCCACTGGCGAAGGTCAACTACCGCCAATTACCGCGCGTGTTCAGTCAGTGGCGTGTGCTCAGTCTGAGCCTCATCCAGAACTGGCTCATCGGGCCGACGCTGATGTTCGCGCTCGCCGTCGTCTTCTTCAGTGGGTTCGTCCCACGGCTCCCGGCCCATCCAGAATACTTCCTCGGGCTGATCTTCATCGGGATGGCTCGCTGCATCGCGATGGTGCTCGTATGGAACGACCTCGCCGAGGGTTCGAGCGAGTACGCTGCTGGACTGGTTGCGTTCAACAGCGTCTTCCAGATTATCACCTATGGGGTGTACATCTGGTTCTTTGCGCTGTTTCTGCCGCCGCTGCTGGGGATGGACGCGCTGGTTGCCGGCATCGGCACGTTCGACATCACGGTCGAACAGGTATTCTGGGCGATCGCGATCTTCCTCGGCATCCCCTTCGTGGGCGGCATACTCACCCGCCTTGGTGGCGTACACACTAGAGGAGAAGAATGGTACGAAGCGGAGTTCGTTCCCAAGATAAGCCCCGTTACGCTGATCGCGCTCCTCTTCACGGTAATCGTGATGTTTGCCACGCAAGGTGACACCATCCTCGCACAGCCGACCGACGTGCTCTGGATTGCCGTCCCCCTGACTATCTACTTCATCGTCATGTTCCTCGTGAGCTTCGGGATGGGGCGCGGAATCGGTGCCGACTATTCGACGACGACCGCCATCGGGTTCACCGCCGCCTCGAATAACTTCGAACTCGCTATCGCCGTCGCGGTCGTCGTCTTCGGTGTCGGCTCCGGCGTCGCCTTCGCGACCGTCGTTGGCCCGCTGATCGAGGTTCCCGTCCTGCTCGCACTGGTTCACGTGGCCATCTACTTCCAGGAGAAGTTCGACTGGGCTGGCTACGATACCGGCCACCTCGAGATATCACCAGCGCCAGCGGACGCAACCCCGGAAACAACCGACGACTGA
- a CDS encoding geranylgeranylglycerol-phosphate geranylgeranyltransferase — MTMRETGRGALELTRPLNVVAASVLTFIGAFVAGGVADAPTQVAAAVGATALAVGAGNAINDYFDREIDRINQPQRAIPRGAISPRGALVFSIALFLGAVALALTLPATAITIAAINLVALVTYTEYFKGLPGVGNALVAYLVGSTFLFGAAAVGDLWTAFVLFVLAAIATLTREIIKDVEDIEGDREEGLNTLPIAIGKRRSVQLAAGLLVVAVLASPLPYLRGDFGVVYLLVVIPADLVMLYAAVESFDDPTAGQSHLKYGMFLAAAAFIAGRAAITLG, encoded by the coding sequence ATGACGATGAGGGAGACGGGTCGCGGCGCACTCGAGTTGACGCGTCCGCTGAACGTCGTGGCGGCGTCGGTACTGACGTTCATCGGTGCGTTCGTTGCCGGTGGTGTCGCCGACGCACCGACCCAGGTGGCTGCGGCGGTCGGAGCAACGGCGCTCGCTGTCGGTGCTGGAAACGCGATCAACGACTACTTCGATCGGGAGATCGACCGCATCAATCAGCCCCAGCGAGCGATTCCACGGGGGGCAATCAGCCCCCGGGGAGCGCTGGTCTTCAGCATCGCCCTGTTTCTCGGTGCCGTTGCGCTCGCGCTGACGCTCCCGGCCACGGCGATCACGATTGCGGCGATCAACCTCGTGGCGCTCGTCACCTACACGGAGTATTTCAAGGGGCTGCCCGGGGTGGGGAACGCACTCGTCGCTTACCTCGTCGGGAGCACGTTTCTGTTCGGGGCCGCGGCCGTCGGCGATCTCTGGACGGCGTTCGTCCTGTTCGTGCTCGCCGCAATTGCGACGCTCACTCGAGAGATCATCAAGGACGTCGAGGACATCGAGGGCGACCGAGAGGAGGGACTGAACACGTTACCGATCGCCATCGGCAAACGCCGGTCTGTACAGCTCGCGGCGGGGTTGCTGGTCGTAGCTGTGCTGGCGAGTCCGCTGCCGTATCTGCGTGGGGACTTCGGTGTGGTGTATCTGCTCGTTGTAATCCCGGCCGATCTGGTGATGCTGTATGCGGCTGTCGAAAGCTTCGACGACCCGACTGCTGGCCAATCGCATCTTAAATACGGGATGTTCCTGGCCGCAGCAGCATTTATCGCTGGGCGAGCCGCGATCACCCTGGGATAA
- a CDS encoding CoA-binding protein — MPVTDDTTLREILERETIAVVGCSDTVGKPAHYVPAYMLEHGYEILPVNPFAEEIFDRQAVDSLADLDDPVEIVCVFRPSEEVADVVDAALERDDDAVIWTQVGIVDDEAARRAEAAGRLVVQDRCLKVEHQRLQL; from the coding sequence ATGCCAGTAACCGATGATACGACGCTGCGCGAGATCCTCGAGCGGGAGACGATCGCCGTAGTCGGCTGTTCGGATACGGTAGGGAAACCCGCCCACTACGTGCCAGCGTATATGCTCGAGCACGGGTACGAAATCCTTCCGGTCAACCCGTTTGCCGAGGAGATATTCGACCGCCAGGCAGTCGACTCGCTTGCCGACCTGGACGATCCGGTCGAGATCGTCTGCGTGTTCCGCCCGAGTGAGGAGGTCGCCGACGTCGTGGACGCGGCGCTCGAGCGCGACGACGACGCCGTCATCTGGACGCAAGTGGGGATCGTCGACGACGAGGCGGCACGTCGAGCCGAAGCGGCGGGCCGACTCGTGGTGCAGGATCGGTGTCTGAAGGTCGAGCACCAGCGGTTGCAGCTGTAG
- a CDS encoding DUF7518 family protein, which produces MPKNRVERLEATVKELESTVEGLTEELVESKERIRVLEAELDTEIPTRVPERRASAAKPGEDGETPEAAQNDVDEAAAEAENDVEGEAELEEEPEDSGTDDIIVA; this is translated from the coding sequence ATGCCGAAAAACCGCGTCGAGCGACTCGAGGCGACCGTCAAGGAGCTCGAGTCCACTGTCGAAGGACTAACCGAGGAACTCGTGGAATCGAAAGAGCGCATCCGGGTGCTCGAGGCCGAACTCGACACCGAGATACCGACTCGGGTGCCCGAACGGCGGGCCAGCGCCGCGAAACCGGGCGAGGACGGCGAAACGCCCGAAGCCGCTCAGAACGACGTCGACGAGGCCGCAGCGGAAGCCGAGAATGACGTCGAGGGCGAAGCCGAACTCGAGGAGGAACCAGAAGACTCAGGTACCGACGACATTATTGTCGCATAA
- a CDS encoding SPFH domain-containing protein, whose translation MNEFVYAPLQAAELTLGIGLLVVFVAAVTVWQMVIFIDAYDRGALTIFGEYRKILEPGLNIVPPFVSQVHRFDMRTQTLDVPRQEAITRDNSPVTADAVIYIRVMDAKKAFLEVDDYSRAVSNLAQTTLRAVIGDMELDDTLSRREQINARIRTELDEPTDEWGIRIEAVEVREVTPSRDVKGAMEQQTSAERKRRAMILEAQGERRSAVERAEGEKQSQIIRAQGEKQSQILEAQGDSISTVLRARSAESMGERAIIDRGMDTLSEIGQSESTTFVLPQELSSMIGRYGKHLQGSDVKEDGTELESLAFDEETRELIGLDDIAEIIGEIEAEVDVDLEEMEQQAKAIQEGDDVTSTSASQNPGER comes from the coding sequence ATGAACGAGTTCGTATACGCACCATTGCAGGCAGCCGAACTGACACTCGGGATTGGCCTCCTCGTCGTGTTCGTCGCAGCCGTTACCGTCTGGCAGATGGTCATCTTTATCGATGCCTACGATCGGGGAGCACTGACCATCTTCGGCGAGTATCGTAAAATCCTCGAACCAGGGCTGAACATCGTTCCGCCGTTCGTCTCCCAGGTACACCGCTTCGACATGCGAACCCAGACGCTCGACGTTCCTCGGCAGGAAGCGATCACGCGGGACAACTCGCCGGTGACCGCCGACGCCGTCATCTACATCCGCGTGATGGACGCCAAGAAGGCGTTCCTCGAGGTCGACGACTATTCGCGAGCCGTTTCCAACCTCGCTCAAACCACCCTCCGTGCCGTGATCGGCGACATGGAACTCGACGACACGCTGAGCAGGCGTGAACAGATCAACGCCCGGATCCGCACCGAACTCGACGAGCCCACCGACGAGTGGGGAATCCGCATCGAGGCGGTCGAGGTGCGCGAAGTGACGCCCTCCCGCGACGTCAAAGGCGCGATGGAGCAACAGACCTCCGCCGAGCGGAAACGTCGTGCCATGATTCTCGAGGCCCAGGGTGAACGCCGCAGTGCCGTTGAGCGTGCGGAGGGGGAAAAGCAGAGCCAGATCATCCGCGCCCAGGGTGAGAAACAGAGTCAGATCCTCGAGGCACAAGGTGATTCCATCTCGACCGTGTTGCGAGCCCGCTCGGCCGAATCGATGGGCGAGCGCGCCATCATCGACCGCGGGATGGACACCCTCTCCGAGATCGGCCAGAGCGAGTCGACGACGTTCGTCCTGCCACAGGAGCTGTCCTCAATGATCGGGCGCTACGGCAAACACCTCCAGGGCAGTGACGTGAAAGAAGACGGTACGGAACTCGAGAGCCTCGCGTTCGACGAGGAGACCCGTGAACTCATCGGCCTGGACGACATCGCCGAGATCATCGGCGAAATCGAAGCAGAGGTCGACGTAGATCTCGAGGAGATGGAACAGCAAGCCAAAGCGATCCAGGAAGGGGACGATGTGACGTCCACTTCAGCGTCTCAGAATCCAGGCGAGCGTTGA
- a CDS encoding bacteriorhodopsin, whose protein sequence is MKPTELLAATAQDIVLQAPETQREIFEFVFEDTLLVLSFVTNIALAGLTILFIVAMARGVTDPRTKLIIVATMLISVVSISSYTGLLSGLTLSFIEMPAGHPLAGEEVLTMWGRYLTWTFSTPFILIVLGMIAGSNLTKITTTVAMTIAMCVTGLAAALTTSSYLLRWWWFVLSSSFFLVIVYVILVDWTREAERTGTADLFTTLKILTVVGWFGYPILWALGVEGFALLEVWMTSWGYSVLDIITKYIVTVLIVMYVVDEPETITAGADYGTTLKGVGSPTDD, encoded by the coding sequence ATGAAACCGACCGAATTACTGGCAGCGACCGCACAGGACATCGTCCTACAGGCACCGGAGACCCAGCGGGAGATCTTCGAGTTCGTGTTCGAGGACACGCTGCTCGTACTCTCGTTCGTGACGAACATCGCCCTTGCGGGCCTGACGATCCTCTTCATCGTCGCGATGGCCCGGGGGGTAACCGACCCGCGCACGAAACTGATCATCGTCGCGACGATGCTGATCTCGGTCGTCTCGATCTCGAGTTACACCGGGCTTCTTTCGGGACTGACGTTGAGCTTCATCGAAATGCCCGCTGGGCACCCGCTCGCGGGCGAGGAGGTTCTCACGATGTGGGGTCGGTATCTCACCTGGACGTTCTCGACCCCGTTCATCCTGATCGTCCTCGGGATGATCGCCGGCTCGAACCTCACGAAGATCACGACCACCGTCGCGATGACGATCGCGATGTGCGTCACCGGCCTGGCCGCTGCGCTGACGACCTCGTCGTACCTCTTGCGCTGGTGGTGGTTCGTGCTCAGTTCGAGCTTCTTCCTGGTGATCGTCTACGTCATCCTGGTCGACTGGACCCGCGAGGCGGAGCGAACCGGCACCGCGGATCTATTCACGACGCTGAAGATCCTGACGGTCGTCGGCTGGTTCGGCTACCCGATCCTCTGGGCGCTCGGCGTCGAGGGCTTCGCCCTGCTCGAGGTCTGGATGACCTCCTGGGGGTACAGCGTACTCGATATCATCACCAAGTACATCGTCACCGTGCTGATCGTAATGTACGTCGTCGACGAACCAGAGACAATCACCGCCGGCGCCGATTACGGCACCACGCTGAAGGGCGTCGGTTCCCCTACCGACGACTAA
- a CDS encoding transcription initiation factor IIB: protein MIRPSRERERSSQTASEKTSSSEEGVRRCPECDSDALLTEDGSGELSCEDCGLIIEESRIDRGPEWRAFNHSERQSKSRVGAPTTQTMHDKGLTTAIDWKDKDAYGRSLSSEKRSQMHRLRKWQERIRTKDAGERNLQFALSEIDRMSSAMGIPRSVREVACMLYRRALEEDLIRGRSIEGVATSALYAACRIEGIPRSLEEVAAVSRVDRKEIGRTYRYVAQELGLGMEPVDPKKYVPRFCSELELSEEVQAKANEIIDVTTEKGLLSGKSPTGYAAAAIYAASLLCNEKKTQREVANVAQVTEVTIRNRYQEQIEAVGLY from the coding sequence ATGATACGCCCCAGCCGCGAACGAGAGCGATCCAGTCAGACGGCATCAGAAAAGACGTCCTCGAGCGAAGAGGGTGTGAGACGTTGTCCGGAGTGTGACTCGGATGCACTCTTGACCGAGGACGGCAGCGGCGAACTCAGTTGTGAGGACTGTGGTCTCATCATCGAGGAGTCCCGGATCGACCGCGGCCCGGAGTGGCGAGCGTTCAACCACTCCGAGCGACAGAGCAAGTCACGCGTGGGCGCGCCGACGACCCAGACGATGCACGACAAGGGGTTGACGACGGCGATCGACTGGAAGGACAAGGACGCCTACGGCCGCTCGCTCTCCTCCGAAAAGCGCAGTCAAATGCACCGACTGCGCAAGTGGCAAGAGCGCATCCGAACCAAGGACGCGGGCGAACGAAACCTGCAGTTCGCGCTCTCCGAGATCGATCGGATGTCCTCGGCGATGGGGATCCCACGATCGGTACGCGAGGTGGCGTGTATGCTGTATCGGCGTGCGCTCGAGGAAGATCTTATTCGCGGCCGATCGATCGAGGGCGTCGCGACCTCGGCACTGTACGCCGCCTGTCGGATCGAGGGCATCCCACGAAGTCTCGAGGAAGTCGCAGCCGTTTCTCGGGTCGATCGCAAGGAAATCGGACGCACCTACCGGTACGTCGCCCAGGAACTCGGCCTCGGGATGGAGCCGGTCGATCCGAAGAAGTACGTCCCCCGATTCTGTTCGGAACTCGAACTCTCCGAGGAAGTGCAGGCGAAGGCGAACGAGATCATCGACGTCACGACCGAAAAGGGTCTGCTGTCGGGAAAATCGCCGACCGGGTACGCCGCCGCCGCGATCTACGCGGCCTCGTTGCTCTGTAACGAGAAGAAGACGCAGCGGGAGGTCGCCAACGTCGCGCAGGTGACAGAAGTGACGATCCGCAACCGGTACCAGGAGCAGATCGAGGCGGTCGGCCTGTACTGA
- a CDS encoding GNAT family N-acetyltransferase yields MATSADQRSRFPLPPTTFTDRDGRTITVSTYAGDSHPLVDMYTHFGDDSRSQGLPPRGDSRIRQWISGLLEDGLHTVARHRDDVIGHAVLVPYDEQAELAIFVKPAYQSAGIGTRLIRGLLGQGRANGVTHVWLTVSRTNRIAMNLYRSTGFETTARNRGDYEMERYL; encoded by the coding sequence ATGGCCACCTCAGCCGACCAGCGATCACGATTTCCACTCCCGCCGACGACGTTCACCGATCGGGATGGAAGAACGATCACGGTCAGTACGTACGCCGGTGACTCCCACCCGCTGGTGGACATGTACACCCATTTCGGCGATGACTCGCGATCACAGGGGTTGCCACCACGAGGGGACTCCCGCATACGTCAGTGGATCAGTGGGCTCCTCGAGGATGGCCTCCACACCGTCGCACGCCACCGGGATGACGTGATCGGCCACGCCGTCCTCGTCCCGTACGACGAGCAGGCCGAACTGGCCATTTTCGTCAAGCCCGCGTATCAGTCGGCGGGAATCGGAACTCGACTCATCCGGGGCTTGCTCGGTCAGGGACGAGCGAACGGGGTGACTCACGTCTGGCTAACCGTCTCTCGAACCAACCGCATCGCGATGAATCTCTACCGGTCGACCGGTTTCGAGACGACGGCACGTAACCGCGGCGACTACGAGATGGAACGATATCTCTAG
- a CDS encoding low molecular weight phosphatase family protein, protein MRSPGLRVAFVCVQNAGRSQMATAFAEQERGDRGLGDEVEILTGGTQPADHVHEVVVDVMDEAGFDLNERTPRAITPEELEQTDIVVTMGCSASNICPAIWAGENRDWALDDPDGKPLEEVREIRDAVRQRVRGLFDEIEQEVTQRV, encoded by the coding sequence ATGAGGTCACCCGGCCTTCGCGTGGCGTTCGTGTGCGTTCAGAACGCTGGCCGGAGTCAGATGGCCACGGCCTTTGCCGAACAGGAACGAGGAGACCGGGGATTGGGGGACGAGGTCGAAATTCTTACTGGCGGAACCCAACCGGCGGATCACGTCCACGAGGTCGTCGTCGACGTGATGGACGAGGCTGGGTTCGACCTCAATGAGCGGACGCCGCGAGCCATCACTCCGGAGGAACTGGAGCAAACGGACATCGTCGTTACGATGGGCTGTTCAGCGTCGAACATCTGTCCAGCAATCTGGGCAGGCGAGAATCGAGACTGGGCGCTCGACGACCCGGATGGGAAGCCCCTCGAGGAGGTACGCGAGATCCGAGATGCGGTCAGACAACGAGTTCGTGGATTGTTCGACGAAATCGAACAGGAGGTGACTCAACGTGTCTGA
- the arsM gene encoding arsenite methyltransferase, translating to MSDFETGDTGKTDEADESLDDPTQRRIVRERYARIAAEAGTGKSECSSPGSCCADEGAEETETEGAAETAAQLGYSRGDVESVQGEANLGLGCGNPQALASLTEGETVVDLGSGGGFDCFLAAQQVGETGQVIGVDMTPKMVEKARENARENETVNVDFRLGEIEHLPVADETVDVIISNCVVNLSPDKPQVFQESFRVLRPGGRLAISDVVLTADVPDGLRADPDSVATCVAGATTIGRLEEMLTDAGFEHVDISPKDDSEQFIREWDDEVDVSEFLVSASITGRKPEATGE from the coding sequence GTGTCTGATTTCGAGACGGGCGACACGGGTAAGACGGACGAGGCTGACGAGTCTCTCGACGACCCGACCCAGCGCCGCATCGTTCGTGAACGGTACGCCCGAATTGCAGCGGAGGCGGGGACAGGGAAGAGTGAGTGCAGTTCGCCGGGTAGCTGTTGTGCTGACGAGGGTGCTGAGGAGACTGAAACAGAAGGTGCTGCCGAGACGGCAGCACAACTTGGCTACTCGAGGGGCGACGTCGAGAGCGTCCAGGGTGAGGCAAATCTCGGACTGGGCTGTGGCAACCCGCAGGCGCTCGCATCGCTCACCGAAGGCGAGACGGTCGTGGATCTCGGATCCGGTGGTGGCTTCGACTGTTTCCTGGCCGCCCAACAGGTCGGTGAGACCGGACAGGTCATCGGAGTCGATATGACGCCCAAAATGGTCGAAAAAGCCCGAGAAAACGCGAGGGAGAACGAAACTGTGAACGTCGATTTCCGGCTGGGAGAGATCGAACACCTCCCTGTCGCAGACGAGACCGTCGACGTCATCATCTCGAACTGCGTGGTGAACCTCTCACCGGACAAGCCACAGGTCTTCCAGGAGTCGTTTCGAGTGCTCCGACCGGGTGGACGACTCGCCATCTCGGACGTCGTGTTAACCGCAGACGTGCCCGACGGACTTCGCGCCGATCCAGACTCCGTTGCAACCTGTGTCGCCGGCGCTACCACGATCGGCCGACTCGAGGAGATGCTCACCGACGCTGGGTTCGAACACGTCGACATCTCGCCAAAAGACGACAGCGAACAGTTCATCCGCGAGTGGGACGACGAAGTCGACGTAAGCGAGTTCCTCGTTTCTGCGAGTATCACGGGTCGGAAGCCGGAGGCCACAGGTGAGTGA
- a CDS encoding ArsR/SmtB family transcription factor — MNRQSERLERLIADQEGDCCAADIDERIENLERHVGDVPSDTARDQAALKTLSNDTRYTIVRLLATAGRELCVCEITPVVEVSDSAVSHALSDLYDAGLVMRRKDGTWRYYEATKRATSLLDALDHTREGSR, encoded by the coding sequence ATGAACCGTCAGTCAGAGCGACTCGAGCGCCTCATCGCCGATCAAGAGGGCGACTGTTGTGCGGCCGATATCGACGAGCGCATCGAAAACCTCGAACGGCACGTTGGGGACGTTCCATCCGATACCGCACGCGATCAAGCGGCACTCAAGACGCTCAGCAACGACACCCGGTACACGATCGTTCGACTGCTCGCCACCGCCGGGCGGGAACTGTGCGTCTGTGAAATCACGCCCGTCGTCGAGGTCAGCGACAGCGCGGTGAGCCACGCGCTCTCCGACCTATACGACGCTGGCCTCGTCATGCGCCGCAAGGATGGCACGTGGCGCTACTACGAAGCGACCAAGCGAGCGACTTCACTTCTCGATGCGCTCGATCACACCCGGGAGGGATCTCGATGA
- a CDS encoding DUF7511 domain-containing protein, with protein MTVTESPTEPTPTPVDDALELLTDGNDTWTVVPTGATGDERMTHWITVEGATLCDLKEMR; from the coding sequence ATGACCGTAACCGAGTCCCCTACCGAGCCAACGCCCACCCCAGTAGACGACGCACTCGAGTTGCTGACCGATGGGAACGACACCTGGACTGTCGTCCCGACCGGTGCGACCGGCGACGAGCGGATGACCCACTGGATCACGGTCGAAGGTGCGACGCTCTGTGATCTCAAAGAGATGCGGTAG
- a CDS encoding RAD55 family ATPase yields MYDLPGVLPDESIAPGTNVLIAGPPLTGKRNLALDVLASGADESEGTIIVTTKDSADKVLRDFSTRTVMPKPDVGVVDCVTKQRGIGTVDDDPRIKYASSPVDMTGIGIKLSEFLQEFYDGRGLTENRILLHSVSTLLMYSNLQTVFRFLHVFTGRIQSADALGVYVIDSTAHDDQTMNTLKQLFDGVVEIDETEDGEQQIRTAGLS; encoded by the coding sequence ATGTACGACCTCCCTGGAGTCCTCCCGGACGAGTCGATTGCCCCGGGAACAAACGTTCTGATCGCTGGCCCCCCACTTACGGGCAAGCGCAACCTCGCGCTTGACGTCCTTGCCAGCGGTGCCGACGAAAGTGAGGGGACGATCATCGTTACGACGAAAGATAGCGCTGATAAGGTACTCAGGGACTTTTCCACTCGAACCGTCATGCCGAAACCCGATGTTGGCGTCGTCGACTGTGTCACTAAACAGCGCGGAATTGGAACGGTAGACGACGATCCACGGATCAAATACGCGTCCTCCCCGGTCGATATGACCGGTATCGGTATCAAACTCTCCGAGTTCCTGCAGGAGTTCTACGACGGGCGTGGGCTAACCGAAAACCGAATTCTGCTCCACTCCGTCTCGACGCTGCTTATGTACTCGAACTTACAGACGGTATTCCGGTTCCTGCACGTGTTCACGGGCCGAATACAGAGTGCAGATGCCCTCGGCGTCTACGTCATCGACTCAACAGCTCACGATGATCAGACGATGAACACGCTCAAACAGCTGTTCGACGGCGTCGTCGAGATCGACGAGACGGAGGACGGTGAACAGCAGATCAGGACGGCTGGCCTCTCCTGA
- a CDS encoding ADP-dependent glucokinase/phosphofructokinase produces MEWGHAHLETALEALENLPVFVAYNANVDAIVRVDDYLEAALDRPEAPGENRPQGRLDTLSDLALAMTHAMATGRGDELTLTDEFAATLEATLTPDTQQLGGQAGIMSNLLSAYGAAPILYTYLLSERQRSQFDHPERVRYPLVEDGAVRPVPLNEAPTADRTKINWVFEFAAGDDLFDVRTPEGSRFIAASRPPEFDLYAGNLDAVIDQVGAVVDGALLAGYHTLTPEHSGDYERAHRHARDVIRRLRSGSKDGLDVHVEYVVTHDDALRESIAEWILPEATVIGLDEHELHLLQSDAGLGADESMRSADADPEQVIRAQYRQLESLRKRLGADCLRLHAMEYHLAVMEDHLPPEAVRRGLEFAAINAATKAARGHIKSPTDLETGLEYEPSKEGRDAITHLADDIGKPTADGTLCTPTAVACPNRVVANPAGTVGIGDIVSASSFALELAVANAQGEETE; encoded by the coding sequence ATGGAGTGGGGCCACGCCCACCTCGAGACCGCACTCGAGGCCCTCGAGAATCTGCCAGTGTTCGTCGCGTACAACGCCAACGTCGACGCCATCGTCCGGGTCGACGACTACCTCGAGGCAGCCCTCGACCGCCCGGAAGCACCGGGTGAGAACCGGCCACAAGGTCGTCTGGACACGCTTAGCGACCTCGCGTTGGCGATGACCCACGCGATGGCGACTGGTCGGGGCGACGAACTGACGTTGACCGACGAGTTCGCGGCCACGCTCGAGGCAACGCTGACGCCCGACACACAGCAACTGGGCGGACAGGCCGGAATCATGAGCAACCTTCTCTCTGCCTACGGCGCTGCCCCAATTCTGTACACCTACCTGCTGTCGGAACGCCAGCGGTCGCAGTTCGACCACCCGGAGCGAGTTCGATACCCGCTCGTCGAGGACGGGGCGGTTCGACCCGTGCCCCTGAACGAGGCCCCCACGGCCGATCGGACGAAGATCAACTGGGTGTTCGAATTCGCGGCCGGCGACGACCTCTTCGATGTCCGCACACCGGAGGGGTCGCGGTTCATCGCCGCCTCGAGACCGCCCGAGTTCGACCTGTACGCCGGCAATCTCGATGCAGTGATCGACCAGGTCGGCGCAGTTGTCGACGGTGCGTTACTGGCAGGCTATCACACCCTCACGCCCGAACACAGCGGCGACTACGAACGAGCCCATCGTCACGCTCGAGACGTTATCCGTCGCCTGCGATCCGGGAGTAAGGATGGGCTGGACGTCCACGTCGAATACGTCGTGACCCACGACGACGCTCTCCGGGAAAGCATCGCCGAGTGGATTCTGCCGGAGGCCACCGTGATTGGCCTTGACGAACACGAACTCCACTTGCTCCAGTCGGATGCTGGTCTGGGCGCTGATGAGTCGATGAGGAGTGCCGATGCTGACCCCGAACAGGTGATTCGTGCGCAGTACCGACAGCTCGAATCGCTCCGGAAACGTCTTGGCGCCGACTGTCTCAGACTCCACGCTATGGAGTACCACCTCGCCGTTATGGAGGATCACCTGCCTCCGGAGGCAGTTCGACGCGGACTGGAGTTCGCCGCGATCAACGCCGCGACGAAGGCGGCCCGTGGACACATTAAATCCCCCACGGATCTCGAGACCGGGCTCGAGTACGAGCCGTCGAAGGAAGGCCGAGATGCGATTACACACCTCGCCGACGACATCGGCAAGCCCACGGCGGACGGAACGCTATGTACACCGACCGCCGTCGCCTGTCCGAATCGCGTCGTCGCCAATCCGGCCGGAACCGTCGGCATCGGCGATATCGTCTCTGCCTCGAGTTTCGCGCTGGAACTGGCCGTCGCGAACGCTCAAGGCGAGGAGACTGAGTGA